One genomic region from Burkholderia latens encodes:
- a CDS encoding AMP-binding protein, with amino-acid sequence MAADLGKGALIAPENGLSYVRGATDVPLSEATISRFLLDTADRFPQRPAVVFREQRVRWTWREFAHEIDVLAAGLAALGIGRGDRVGIWSPNRSEWLLTQFATARIGAILVNINPAYRLAELEYALNKVGCKAVIAAERFKSSAYVEMLQTIAPELASAAPGDLHAARVPSLRTIVSMGDVAPAGMFRFADVMARGRDTLDAARLDAIGATLASTDPINIQFTSGTTGNPKGATLTHRNVVNNARSIAMAMCFTEQDALCIPVPLYHCFGMVLAVLACVSTGAAMVFPGEAFDPVATLASVAEERCTALHGVPTMFIAELDHPDFAKFDLSTLRTGIMAGSPCPIETMKRVVSQMHLSEITIAYGMTETSPVSFQSSTDDPLEKRTTTVGRIQPHLEVKIVGPDGDIVPVGATGELCTKGYSVMLGYWDDDAKTREVLIDGWMHTGDLATLDADGYCNIVGRLKDMVIRGGENVYPREIEEFLFRHPKIQSAQVFGVPDPKYGEELCAWIVLRADEQMTEDDVRAFCQGQIAHYKIPRYIRFVDELPMTVTGKVQKFVMRERMIDELKLDVQKTA; translated from the coding sequence ATGGCAGCAGACCTTGGCAAGGGGGCGCTGATCGCGCCCGAAAACGGACTGTCGTATGTGCGCGGCGCGACCGACGTGCCGCTATCCGAAGCGACGATCAGCCGGTTCCTGCTCGACACGGCCGACCGCTTTCCGCAGCGACCGGCCGTCGTATTCCGCGAACAGCGGGTGCGTTGGACCTGGCGCGAGTTCGCGCACGAGATCGACGTGCTGGCCGCCGGCCTCGCCGCGCTCGGGATCGGGCGGGGCGATCGCGTCGGCATCTGGTCGCCGAACCGCAGCGAATGGCTGCTCACGCAGTTCGCGACCGCACGCATCGGCGCCATTCTCGTCAACATCAACCCGGCGTACCGGCTTGCGGAACTCGAATACGCGCTGAACAAGGTCGGGTGCAAGGCCGTGATCGCGGCCGAGCGCTTCAAGAGCTCCGCGTACGTCGAGATGCTGCAGACGATCGCGCCGGAGCTCGCGAGCGCGGCGCCGGGCGACCTGCACGCGGCGCGCGTGCCGAGCCTGCGCACGATCGTGTCGATGGGCGATGTGGCGCCAGCGGGGATGTTCCGGTTCGCGGACGTAATGGCGCGCGGTCGCGACACGCTGGACGCTGCACGGCTCGACGCAATCGGTGCAACGCTCGCATCGACCGATCCGATCAACATCCAGTTCACGAGCGGCACGACCGGCAATCCGAAGGGCGCGACGCTCACGCACCGCAACGTCGTCAATAACGCGCGCTCGATCGCGATGGCGATGTGCTTCACCGAACAGGACGCGCTGTGCATTCCCGTGCCGCTGTATCACTGCTTCGGGATGGTGCTAGCCGTGCTCGCGTGCGTGTCGACGGGCGCGGCGATGGTGTTTCCCGGCGAAGCGTTCGACCCGGTCGCGACACTCGCGTCCGTCGCCGAAGAACGCTGCACCGCGCTGCACGGCGTGCCGACGATGTTCATCGCCGAACTCGATCATCCGGACTTCGCGAAGTTCGATCTGTCGACGCTGCGCACCGGGATCATGGCAGGCTCGCCGTGTCCGATCGAGACGATGAAGCGCGTGGTGTCGCAGATGCATTTGTCCGAGATCACGATCGCCTACGGAATGACGGAGACGAGCCCCGTGTCGTTCCAGAGTTCGACCGACGATCCGCTCGAGAAGCGCACGACGACGGTTGGCCGCATCCAGCCGCATCTGGAGGTGAAGATCGTCGGGCCGGACGGCGACATCGTGCCGGTCGGCGCGACCGGCGAGCTGTGCACGAAGGGTTATTCGGTGATGCTCGGCTATTGGGACGACGACGCGAAGACGCGCGAAGTGCTGATCGACGGCTGGATGCACACGGGCGATCTGGCGACGCTCGACGCGGATGGCTACTGCAACATCGTCGGCCGGCTGAAGGACATGGTGATCCGCGGCGGCGAGAACGTGTATCCGCGCGAGATCGAGGAATTCCTGTTCCGCCATCCCAAGATTCAGAGCGCACAGGTATTCGGCGTGCCCGATCCCAAATATGGCGAGGAGCTGTGCGCGTGGATCGTGCTGCGCGCGGACGAGCAGATGACCGAGGACGACGTGCGCGCGTTCTGCCAAGGGCAGATCGCGCACTACAAGATTCCGCGCTATATCCGGTTCGTCGACGAGCTGCCGATGACGGTGACGGGCAAAGTGCAGAAGTTCGTAATGCGCGAGCGGATGATCGACGAACTGAAGCTCGACGTGCAGAAGACCGCGTAA
- a CDS encoding F0F1 ATP synthase subunit epsilon, translated as MATIKVDVVSAEEQIFSGEAKFVALPGETGELGILPGHTPLITRIRPGAVRIEVEGGNDEFVFVAGGILEVQPGAVTVLADTAIRGKDLDAAKAEEARKRAEETLQNAKSDLDLAKAQSELATAMAQLEAIQRLAKIRSRH; from the coding sequence ATGGCAACCATCAAAGTAGACGTCGTCAGCGCGGAAGAGCAGATCTTCTCGGGCGAGGCGAAATTCGTCGCGCTGCCGGGCGAAACGGGTGAGCTGGGTATTCTGCCGGGTCACACGCCGCTGATCACGCGGATTCGTCCGGGTGCGGTGCGCATCGAAGTCGAGGGCGGCAACGACGAATTCGTGTTCGTCGCAGGCGGCATTCTCGAAGTGCAGCCGGGTGCCGTGACGGTGCTCGCCGATACCGCGATCCGCGGCAAGGACCTCGACGCGGCGAAAGCCGAGGAAGCACGCAAGCGTGCCGAGGAAACGCTGCAGAACGCGAAGTCGGACCTCGACCTCGCAAAGGCGCAATCCGAGCTCGCGACCGCGATGGCGCAGCTCGAGGCGATCCAGCGTCTCGCGAAGATTCGCAGCCGGCACTGA
- the atpD gene encoding F0F1 ATP synthase subunit beta — MSTAALVEGKIVQCIGAVIDVEFPRDSMPKIYDALILDGSELTLEVQQQLGDGVVRTICLGASDGLRRGLTVKNTAKPISVPVGKPTLGRIMDVLGRPIDEAGPIESETTRSIHQKAPAFDELSPSTELLETGIKVIDLICPFAKGGKVGLFGGAGVGKTVNMMELINNIAKEHGGYSVFAGVGERTREGNDFYHEMKDSNVLDKVALVYGQMNEPPGNRLRVALTGLTMAEHFRDEGLDVLFFVDNIYRFTLAGTEVSALLGRMPSAVGYQPTLAEEMGKLQERITSTKKGSITSVQAVYVPADDLTDPSPATTFGHLDATVVLSRDIASLGIYPAVDPLDSTSRQIDPNVIGEEHYSITRRVQQTLQRYKELRDIIAILGMDELSPEDKLSVARARKIQRFLSQPFHVAEVFTGSPGKYVPLKETIRGFKMIVDGECDHLPEQAFYMVGTIDEAFEKAKKIQ; from the coding sequence ATGAGTACTGCTGCTTTGGTAGAAGGCAAGATCGTACAGTGCATCGGCGCCGTTATCGACGTGGAATTCCCGCGCGACAGCATGCCGAAGATCTACGACGCGCTCATTCTCGATGGCTCGGAACTGACGCTCGAAGTCCAGCAGCAGCTGGGCGACGGCGTGGTCCGTACCATCTGTCTGGGTGCATCCGACGGCCTGCGCCGCGGCCTGACCGTGAAGAACACGGCAAAGCCGATTTCGGTGCCGGTCGGCAAGCCGACCCTCGGTCGTATCATGGACGTGCTCGGCCGTCCGATCGACGAAGCCGGCCCGATCGAGAGCGAAACGACGCGTTCGATCCACCAGAAGGCTCCGGCGTTCGACGAACTGTCGCCGTCGACCGAACTGCTCGAAACGGGTATCAAGGTTATCGACCTGATCTGCCCGTTCGCAAAGGGCGGCAAGGTCGGCCTGTTCGGCGGTGCCGGCGTGGGCAAGACCGTCAACATGATGGAGCTCATCAACAACATCGCGAAGGAGCACGGCGGTTACTCCGTGTTCGCGGGCGTGGGCGAGCGTACCCGTGAAGGGAACGACTTCTACCACGAAATGAAGGACTCGAACGTTCTCGACAAGGTCGCGCTGGTGTACGGCCAGATGAACGAGCCGCCGGGCAACCGTCTGCGCGTCGCGCTGACCGGCCTGACGATGGCCGAGCACTTCCGTGACGAAGGCCTCGACGTGCTGTTCTTCGTCGACAACATCTACCGTTTCACGCTGGCCGGTACCGAAGTGTCGGCACTGCTCGGCCGTATGCCGTCGGCAGTGGGCTATCAGCCGACGCTGGCTGAAGAAATGGGCAAGCTGCAGGAACGCATCACGTCGACGAAGAAGGGCTCGATTACGTCGGTTCAGGCCGTGTACGTCCCTGCGGACGACTTGACCGACCCGTCGCCGGCTACGACCTTCGGCCACCTGGACGCAACCGTCGTTCTGTCGCGTGACATCGCGTCGCTGGGTATCTACCCGGCGGTCGACCCGCTCGACTCGACGTCGCGCCAGATCGACCCGAACGTGATCGGTGAAGAGCACTACTCGATCACCCGTCGCGTTCAGCAGACGCTGCAGCGCTACAAGGAACTGCGCGACATCATCGCGATTCTGGGCATGGACGAACTGTCGCCGGAAGACAAGCTGTCGGTCGCACGTGCGCGTAAGATCCAGCGTTTCCTGTCGCAGCCGTTCCACGTCGCTGAAGTGTTCACGGGTTCGCCGGGCAAGTACGTGCCGCTGAAGGAAACGATCCGTGGCTTCAAGATGATCGTCGACGGCGAGTGCGACCACCTGCCGGAACAGGCGTTCTACATGGTCGGCACGATCGACGAAGCCTTCGAAAAGGCCAAGAAGATCCAGTAA
- the atpG gene encoding F0F1 ATP synthase subunit gamma, translating into MAGMKEIRGKIKSVQNTRKITKAMEMVAASKMRRAQERMRAARPYADKVRAIAAHMSRANPEYRHPFMVANDGAQTAGIILVTTDKGLCGGLNTNVLRATVQKFKELEEKGQKVEATAIGGKGLGFLNRFGAKVMSQVVHLGDTPHLDKLIGAVKTQLDLYSEGKLSAVYIAYTRFINTMKQEAVIEQLLPLSSDHFDANDGTPATSWDYIYEPDAQAVVDELLVRYVEALVYQAVAENMASEQSARMVAMKAASDNAKTVISELQLVYNKSRQAAITKELSEIVGGAAAV; encoded by the coding sequence ATGGCTGGAATGAAGGAAATTCGCGGCAAGATCAAGAGCGTGCAGAACACGCGCAAGATCACGAAGGCGATGGAGATGGTGGCCGCATCGAAGATGCGCCGCGCGCAGGAACGCATGCGCGCCGCTCGTCCGTATGCGGACAAGGTCCGTGCCATCGCCGCGCACATGAGCCGTGCGAACCCGGAGTACCGCCACCCGTTCATGGTGGCGAACGACGGCGCGCAGACGGCCGGCATCATCCTCGTCACGACGGACAAGGGTCTTTGCGGCGGTCTGAACACCAACGTGCTGCGCGCGACGGTGCAGAAGTTCAAGGAGCTGGAAGAGAAGGGCCAGAAGGTCGAAGCCACCGCAATCGGCGGCAAGGGTCTCGGGTTCCTGAACCGCTTCGGCGCGAAGGTGATGTCGCAGGTCGTGCACCTCGGCGACACCCCGCATCTGGACAAGCTGATCGGCGCCGTGAAGACGCAGCTCGATTTGTACTCGGAAGGCAAGCTGTCGGCGGTCTATATCGCTTACACGCGCTTCATCAACACGATGAAGCAGGAAGCCGTGATCGAGCAGCTGCTGCCGCTGTCGTCGGACCACTTCGACGCCAATGACGGTACGCCGGCCACGTCGTGGGACTACATCTACGAGCCGGACGCGCAGGCAGTCGTCGACGAACTGCTCGTGCGTTACGTCGAGGCGCTGGTGTACCAGGCCGTCGCGGAAAACATGGCGTCCGAGCAATCGGCGCGCATGGTCGCGATGAAGGCCGCGTCCGACAACGCGAAGACGGTGATCAGCGAACTGCAGCTCGTGTACAACAAGAGCCGCCAGGCCGCGATTACGAAAGAACTGTCGGAGATCGTCGGCGGCGCAGCCGCTGTTTAA
- the atpA gene encoding F0F1 ATP synthase subunit alpha, with product MQLNPSEISELIKSRIQGLEASADVRNQGTVISVTDGIVRIHGLSDVMQGEMLEFPGNTFGLALNLERDSVGAVILGEYEHISEGDIVKTTGRILEVPVGPELVGRVVDALGNPIDGKGPVNAKLTDAIEKIAPGVIWRKSVSQPVQTGIKSIDAMVPIGRGQRELIIGDRQCGKTAVALDAIINQKGKDLICIYVAIGQKASSIMNVVRKLEETGALEYTIVVAASASDSAAMQYLAPYAGCTMGEYFRDRGQDALIIYDDLTKQAWAYRQISLLLRRPPGREAYPGDVFYLHSRLLERAARVSEEYVEKFTNGEVKGKSGSLTALPVIETQAGDVTAFVPTNVISITDGQIFLETDLFNAGIRPAINAGVSVSRVGGAAQTKVVKKLSGGIRTDLAQYRELAAFAQFASDLDEATRKQLERGRRVTELLKQPQYQPLQVWELAVSLYAANNGYLDDLDVKQVLSFEKGLRDNLKTSHADLIKRIEDTKDLSKDDEGALRAAIESFKKSGAY from the coding sequence ATGCAACTCAATCCCTCTGAGATCAGCGAGCTGATCAAGAGCCGGATCCAGGGCCTTGAAGCGAGCGCAGACGTTCGCAACCAGGGCACCGTGATCTCCGTGACCGACGGTATCGTGCGCATCCACGGCCTGTCGGACGTGATGCAGGGCGAAATGCTCGAGTTTCCGGGCAACACGTTCGGCCTCGCGCTGAACCTCGAGCGCGACTCGGTCGGCGCGGTGATTCTCGGCGAATACGAACACATTTCGGAAGGCGACATCGTCAAGACGACGGGCCGCATTCTCGAAGTCCCGGTCGGTCCGGAACTCGTCGGCCGCGTGGTCGATGCGCTCGGCAACCCGATCGACGGCAAGGGCCCGGTCAACGCGAAGCTGACCGACGCGATCGAAAAGATCGCCCCGGGCGTGATCTGGCGCAAGTCGGTGTCGCAGCCGGTGCAGACGGGCATCAAGTCGATCGACGCGATGGTGCCGATCGGCCGCGGCCAGCGTGAGCTGATCATCGGCGACCGTCAGTGCGGCAAGACCGCGGTGGCGCTCGACGCGATCATCAACCAGAAGGGCAAGGACCTGATCTGTATCTACGTCGCGATCGGCCAGAAGGCTTCGTCGATCATGAACGTGGTGCGCAAGCTCGAAGAAACGGGCGCGCTCGAATACACGATCGTCGTCGCCGCTTCGGCGTCGGATTCGGCTGCGATGCAGTACCTGGCACCGTACGCCGGCTGCACGATGGGCGAATACTTCCGCGATCGCGGCCAGGACGCGCTGATCATCTATGACGACTTGACCAAGCAGGCTTGGGCATACCGTCAGATCTCGCTGCTGCTGCGCCGCCCGCCGGGCCGTGAAGCATATCCGGGCGACGTGTTCTATCTGCACTCGCGTCTGCTCGAGCGTGCGGCTCGCGTGTCGGAAGAGTACGTCGAGAAGTTCACGAACGGCGAAGTGAAGGGCAAGAGCGGCTCGCTGACGGCACTGCCGGTCATCGAAACGCAGGCTGGCGACGTGACCGCGTTCGTTCCGACGAACGTGATCTCGATTACCGACGGCCAGATCTTCCTGGAAACCGACCTGTTCAACGCAGGCATCCGCCCGGCAATCAACGCCGGCGTGTCGGTGTCGCGCGTCGGTGGCGCGGCTCAGACGAAGGTCGTGAAGAAGCTGTCGGGCGGTATCCGTACCGACCTCGCGCAGTACCGTGAACTGGCCGCATTCGCGCAGTTCGCGTCGGACCTCGACGAAGCGACCCGCAAGCAGCTCGAGCGCGGCCGCCGCGTGACGGAACTGCTGAAGCAGCCGCAGTACCAGCCGCTGCAGGTGTGGGAACTGGCCGTGTCGCTGTACGCCGCGAACAACGGCTACCTCGACGATCTCGACGTCAAGCAAGTGCTGTCGTTCGAGAAGGGCCTGCGCGACAACCTGAAGACCAGCCACGCTGACCTCATCAAGCGCATCGAAGACACCAAGGATCTCTCGAAGGACGACGAAGGCGCGCTGCGCGCGGCGATCGAATCCTTCAAGAAGTCGGGTGCCTATTGA
- a CDS encoding F0F1 ATP synthase subunit delta produces MAELATIARPYAEALFRVADGGDIAAWSTLVQELAQVARLPEVLSVASSPKVTRTQVAELLLAAVKSPLAAGAEAKNFVQMLVDNHRIALLSEIAEQFEALKNEREGAADAEIVSAFPLNGADLESLVSGLERKFKRKLKPTVEVDSSLIGGVRVTVGDEVLDTSVRARLASMQAALTA; encoded by the coding sequence ATGGCCGAACTTGCAACCATCGCCCGCCCTTACGCAGAAGCGCTGTTCCGCGTGGCCGACGGAGGTGACATCGCCGCCTGGTCCACGCTCGTGCAAGAGCTGGCCCAGGTTGCGCGTCTGCCGGAAGTACTGTCGGTCGCGTCGAGCCCGAAGGTGACGCGCACGCAAGTGGCCGAGCTGCTGCTTGCTGCGGTGAAGTCGCCGCTCGCGGCTGGCGCCGAAGCGAAGAACTTCGTGCAGATGCTGGTCGACAATCATCGCATCGCGCTGCTGTCGGAAATCGCCGAGCAGTTCGAGGCGCTCAAGAACGAACGTGAAGGTGCAGCCGACGCCGAGATCGTGAGCGCGTTCCCGCTGAACGGCGCGGATCTCGAAAGCCTCGTCTCGGGCCTCGAACGCAAGTTCAAGCGCAAGCTGAAGCCGACGGTCGAAGTCGATTCGTCGCTGATCGGCGGCGTGCGCGTGACGGTCGGCGACGAAGTGCTCGACACCTCGGTTCGCGCGCGCCTCGCATCGATGCAGGCTGCGTTGACCGCCTGA
- a CDS encoding F0F1 ATP synthase subunit B: protein MNLNATLFAQMVVFLVLAWFTMKFVWPPLINALDERSKKIADGLAAAEKGKAELEAAHKRVDQELAQARNDGQQRIADAEKRAQAVAEEIKANAQAEAARIVAQAKAEAEQQIVKAREALRGEVAALAVKGAEQILKREVDQTAHAQLLNQLKAEL from the coding sequence GTGAATCTCAACGCAACTCTGTTTGCGCAAATGGTCGTGTTCCTGGTCCTCGCGTGGTTCACGATGAAATTCGTGTGGCCGCCGTTGATCAACGCCCTCGACGAACGTTCGAAGAAGATCGCCGACGGCCTCGCCGCCGCGGAGAAGGGCAAGGCGGAACTCGAAGCAGCGCACAAGCGCGTGGACCAGGAACTCGCGCAGGCCCGCAATGACGGCCAGCAGCGCATCGCCGACGCTGAAAAGCGTGCACAGGCGGTCGCCGAGGAAATCAAGGCCAACGCCCAGGCTGAAGCCGCCCGCATCGTCGCCCAGGCGAAAGCGGAAGCAGAACAGCAAATCGTGAAGGCGCGCGAAGCGCTGCGTGGCGAAGTCGCCGCGCTGGCCGTGAAGGGCGCCGAGCAGATCCTGAAGCGCGAAGTCGATCAAACGGCCCACGCCCAACTGCTGAATCAACTGAAAGCCGAGCTCTGA
- the atpE gene encoding F0F1 ATP synthase subunit C — MQAYIANIQGLTAIGIGIIIGLGAIGACIGIALMGGKYIEACARQPELINPLQTKMFLLAGLIDAAFLIGVGVAMLFAFANPLLSKLAG, encoded by the coding sequence ATGCAAGCTTACATCGCCAACATCCAGGGTCTGACCGCCATCGGTATCGGCATCATCATCGGCCTGGGTGCAATCGGCGCCTGTATCGGTATCGCGCTGATGGGTGGCAAGTACATCGAAGCCTGCGCGCGTCAGCCGGAACTCATCAACCCGCTGCAAACGAAGATGTTCCTGCTGGCCGGCCTGATCGACGCTGCATTCCTGATCGGCGTTGGTGTCGCAATGCTGTTCGCGTTCGCGAACCCGCTCCTGTCGAAGCTCGCAGGCTAA
- the atpB gene encoding F0F1 ATP synthase subunit A, translating into MAASEGTRGPDPSEYIAHHLQNFSTSHQTSIFDIHVWNLDTLFWSIVCGIVTIILLRLAARKATSGVPGRFQCAIEMLVEMVEDQSKAIVHGNRTFIAPLALTVFVWVALMNSLDFLPVDLPGRVIGLLGLSDVISHHRIVPTADLNGTLGIALGVFVLMIYYSIKIKGAGGFAHELLSAPFGGHPLLWIPNLALNIVEYVAKTVSLGMRLFGNMYAGELLFLLIALLGSMWSFGGDATFLGFVGHVIAGSVWAIFHILIVLLQAFIFMMLTLVYLGQAHDKH; encoded by the coding sequence ATGGCAGCTAGCGAAGGCACGCGCGGTCCGGATCCGTCCGAGTACATTGCGCACCACTTGCAGAACTTCTCCACCTCGCATCAGACGTCGATTTTCGACATTCACGTCTGGAACCTCGACACGCTGTTCTGGTCGATCGTGTGCGGCATCGTAACGATCATCCTGCTGCGTCTGGCCGCCCGCAAGGCGACGTCCGGCGTGCCGGGCCGCTTCCAGTGCGCGATCGAGATGCTCGTCGAGATGGTCGAAGACCAGTCGAAGGCCATCGTCCACGGCAACCGTACCTTCATCGCACCGCTCGCCCTCACGGTCTTCGTGTGGGTCGCGCTGATGAACTCCCTCGACTTCCTGCCGGTCGACCTGCCGGGCCGCGTGATCGGCCTGCTCGGTCTGTCGGACGTGATTTCCCACCATCGCATCGTCCCGACGGCCGACCTGAACGGCACGCTCGGCATCGCGCTCGGCGTGTTCGTCCTGATGATCTACTACAGCATCAAGATCAAGGGCGCAGGCGGTTTCGCGCATGAACTGCTGTCGGCGCCGTTCGGCGGCCACCCGCTGCTGTGGATCCCGAACCTCGCGCTGAACATCGTCGAATACGTCGCGAAGACCGTCTCCCTCGGCATGCGGCTGTTCGGCAACATGTACGCAGGTGAGCTGTTGTTCCTGTTGATCGCCCTGCTCGGCAGCATGTGGAGCTTCGGTGGCGACGCAACGTTCCTCGGCTTCGTTGGTCATGTGATCGCGGGCAGCGTCTGGGCAATCTTCCACATCCTGATTGTTCTGTTGCAGGCATTCATTTTCATGATGCTGACGCTGGTGTATCTCGGCCAGGCGCACGACAAGCACTAA
- a CDS encoding ATP synthase subunit I — MAGQAPNDRHDDHRTQRTASAAGERRESDGDDWDAEQQDNNIVPLTRTEAERLFGPNVSKPSRVTPYKVVIAQVVLSLVATLAWWLFSKSPGAAAQSAFLGGAIGWVPSALFVARLKAGGSATVMSWVMGEALKLGVTIGMFAAVAYGYAGVHWPALLVTYLVVLKTYWIALAWR, encoded by the coding sequence ATGGCGGGTCAGGCGCCGAACGACAGGCACGATGATCACCGAACGCAACGCACCGCTTCAGCGGCCGGCGAGCGGCGCGAATCCGATGGCGACGACTGGGATGCCGAGCAGCAAGATAACAACATCGTTCCGCTCACGCGGACGGAAGCCGAGAGGCTGTTCGGTCCGAACGTGAGCAAGCCGTCGCGCGTGACGCCGTACAAAGTGGTGATCGCGCAGGTGGTCTTGTCCCTGGTTGCAACGCTGGCGTGGTGGCTGTTTTCAAAGTCGCCGGGTGCCGCTGCGCAGTCCGCGTTTCTGGGCGGGGCGATCGGCTGGGTGCCAAGCGCGTTGTTCGTGGCACGACTGAAGGCAGGTGGTTCGGCCACCGTGATGAGCTGGGTGATGGGCGAAGCCCTGAAGCTCGGCGTGACGATCGGGATGTTCGCCGCGGTGGCGTACGGCTATGCCGGCGTGCACTGGCCGGCGCTCCTCGTCACCTACCTCGTCGTGCTGAAGACGTACTGGATCGCGCTGGCCTGGCGGTAA